The following are encoded together in the Pirellulales bacterium genome:
- a CDS encoding glycosyltransferase: MHVLIADFDLFRTVGGGQTFYRAVIEKNPQIEFSYPIVNEAVDSPRPANARAIRCEPHYVERQWTDYCDLVPPRWCLPAFLLASNIAYSVRGRSFDVVDLPDYKQLGYFLPAALAHHGADVKRVALSMHGVISTTISMNWGSDGALPQEAVRQEEMQYQAADIRYGLSADYLDEWRARFALASHYLCPLRFLGPYLPVRSAESADPPDLNFVGRTEKRKGPDVFAELCWWLPPALYARARIIGPPSNDLFGTSSEQHLNDYLRRRPGDKAIELCPAATPDELRQRFAARSITVLPSRYDTFNLVAVESLFSGCPTAIGNGAGVCRFLDEYFPGVPYIKLDMDRPLASLPQLESVLADYDRYRGRLVESLAVASPSARGPSLAEIYGSPPSFSQDVRREASGWYQRMIEHAGRTPTGITGLKESVRRLVRKHTSQQFRAGVRSLHPRRLAAACKPAVGKRLTQRRAPPARELEMRGRAVAARYHAVAWMPERTTAELSEKWRQCGQLVVDLRIDRARLWRELARIESLRGNGLVAATYRLRAMRLTGTDQHGDLPTVMQTLGEHGFHREAEVAAAMYDGQPDGQHRCRELLDRAARDHRRPAGAEYELIDDRRGPRTYRATVIVSLYKAAANLPLFLDTLSLQTLLRTRQAEVVLIDSGSPEDEYRVFRQWADRTGTPAVYARSRHRETIQAAWNRGIGLSHGQYLSFLGVDEAMLPNALQVLADELDANRQVDWVQSNSLVMRVNERGHWVSDLMTYDRSGYAQRLVYLETCYLSYVGAMYRRTIHDRLGYYDASFGAAGDTEFKNRVLPFIKSKAIGQTLGVFWNYPAGQTTCSPQAEIEDLRAWNLHRTAAGVRYALENADFSEAENLLFAALQHRKSYCRHVSSDIEYAWHVARYLDEAYPGMPSGRLCESIGILLDAYRDLDRLPHIVPQAVAATLGRVARLDAQVTREHRLLTEGRIEPAYDVFRDNRHEQHQNIWSTEPGQTLPRVAPSGRRAA, from the coding sequence ATGCACGTTCTGATTGCGGATTTCGATCTTTTCCGCACCGTCGGCGGCGGGCAGACGTTCTATCGCGCCGTCATCGAAAAAAATCCCCAAATCGAATTCTCTTATCCGATCGTCAATGAGGCCGTCGATTCGCCACGCCCTGCGAATGCGCGGGCCATCCGCTGCGAGCCGCATTACGTCGAGCGGCAATGGACCGATTACTGCGACCTCGTGCCGCCTCGCTGGTGCCTGCCCGCCTTCCTGCTCGCGAGCAACATCGCCTATTCGGTGCGCGGCCGGTCGTTCGACGTCGTCGATTTGCCCGACTACAAGCAGCTTGGTTATTTCCTGCCCGCCGCCTTGGCACACCACGGCGCCGATGTGAAGCGCGTCGCGCTTTCGATGCACGGCGTGATTTCGACGACGATCAGCATGAACTGGGGCAGCGACGGCGCATTGCCGCAGGAAGCCGTCCGGCAAGAAGAGATGCAGTACCAGGCGGCCGACATCCGCTATGGCTTGAGTGCCGATTATCTCGACGAGTGGCGAGCACGATTCGCGCTCGCCTCGCACTATCTTTGCCCGTTGCGGTTTCTCGGTCCCTACCTGCCAGTACGTTCCGCCGAATCAGCCGACCCGCCCGATCTGAACTTCGTGGGCCGCACGGAAAAGCGCAAAGGGCCCGATGTGTTTGCGGAACTGTGCTGGTGGCTGCCGCCGGCGCTCTACGCCCGCGCGCGGATCATCGGGCCGCCGAGCAACGACCTTTTTGGCACCAGCTCCGAGCAGCATCTGAACGACTATTTGCGCCGTCGGCCGGGCGACAAGGCGATCGAGCTGTGTCCCGCGGCGACGCCCGACGAGTTGCGTCAGCGGTTTGCCGCCCGCAGCATCACGGTGCTCCCCTCGCGTTACGACACCTTCAACCTCGTGGCCGTCGAGTCGCTGTTCTCCGGCTGCCCCACGGCCATCGGCAACGGCGCAGGCGTGTGCCGCTTTCTCGACGAATACTTCCCCGGCGTCCCGTATATCAAGCTCGACATGGACCGGCCGCTGGCAAGCCTGCCGCAGCTGGAAAGCGTGTTGGCCGATTACGATCGTTACCGCGGGCGCCTCGTGGAGTCTCTGGCGGTTGCGTCGCCCTCGGCGCGCGGTCCGTCGCTGGCCGAGATTTACGGCAGCCCGCCGTCGTTTAGCCAAGACGTGCGGCGCGAGGCGTCCGGCTGGTATCAGCGGATGATCGAGCACGCCGGCCGCACGCCAACGGGCATAACCGGCCTGAAGGAATCGGTCCGCCGGCTGGTACGCAAGCACACCAGCCAGCAGTTCCGCGCGGGTGTTCGCAGCCTTCATCCCCGCCGTTTGGCCGCCGCTTGCAAGCCTGCCGTGGGCAAGCGACTGACGCAACGACGCGCGCCGCCCGCGCGCGAGCTGGAGATGCGGGGCAGGGCCGTCGCGGCCCGCTATCATGCCGTCGCTTGGATGCCGGAGCGCACGACTGCCGAGCTTTCAGAGAAGTGGCGGCAGTGCGGCCAGCTTGTCGTCGATTTGCGAATCGACCGGGCGCGGCTGTGGCGCGAGTTGGCGCGCATCGAGTCGCTGCGCGGCAACGGCCTGGTGGCCGCCACCTACCGCCTGCGCGCGATGCGGCTTACCGGCACAGACCAGCACGGCGATCTGCCCACGGTCATGCAAACGCTTGGCGAACACGGCTTTCACCGCGAAGCGGAAGTGGCCGCCGCCATGTACGACGGCCAGCCCGACGGCCAACACCGCTGCCGCGAACTGCTCGATCGCGCGGCCCGCGATCATCGTCGCCCGGCCGGCGCGGAATATGAATTGATCGACGACCGGCGCGGGCCGCGCACCTATCGGGCTACGGTCATCGTCTCGCTCTACAAAGCGGCCGCGAACTTGCCGCTGTTCCTTGACACGCTGTCGCTGCAAACGCTGCTGCGGACACGTCAGGCGGAAGTCGTGCTCATCGACAGTGGCTCGCCCGAAGACGAATATCGCGTCTTCCGCCAGTGGGCCGACCGCACGGGCACGCCGGCCGTTTACGCGCGGTCGAGACACCGCGAGACGATTCAAGCGGCCTGGAACCGCGGCATCGGCCTGTCGCACGGGCAGTATCTCAGCTTCTTGGGCGTCGACGAAGCGATGCTGCCCAACGCCCTGCAAGTGCTCGCCGACGAGCTCGACGCCAACCGCCAGGTCGATTGGGTGCAGTCCAACAGCCTGGTGATGCGCGTCAACGAGCGCGGCCACTGGGTGAGCGACCTCATGACCTACGATCGCAGCGGTTATGCACAGCGGCTGGTCTACCTGGAAACCTGTTACCTGTCGTATGTGGGCGCAATGTACCGCCGCACGATTCACGACCGGCTCGGTTACTACGATGCCAGCTTCGGCGCGGCCGGCGACACCGAGTTCAAGAATCGTGTGCTGCCGTTCATCAAATCGAAGGCCATCGGCCAGACGCTGGGTGTGTTTTGGAACTATCCGGCGGGCCAAACGACGTGCAGCCCTCAAGCAGAGATCGAAGACTTGCGGGCCTGGAACCTGCACCGAACCGCCGCGGGCGTTCGCTACGCGCTGGAGAACGCCGATTTCAGCGAGGCCGAGAATTTGCTGTTCGCGGCCCTGCAGCACCGCAAGTCGTATTGCCGGCACGTCAGCAGCGACATCGAATACGCCTGGCACGTGGCCCGGTATCTCGACGAAGCATATCCCGGCATGCCTAGCGGCCGCTTGTGCGAGAGCATCGGCATTCTGCTGGACGCCTATCGCGATCTCGATCGTTTGCCGCACATCGTGCCGCAAGCGGTGGCCGCCACGCTCGGCCGCGTGGCGCGGCTCGATGCGCAGGTCACCCGCGAGCACCGCCTTCTGACGGAAGGACGCATCGAGCCGGCCTACGATGTCTTTCGCGACAACCGGCACGAGCAGCACCAGAACATCTGGTCGACGGAGCCGGGCCAAACGCTGCCACGCGTCGCGCCCTCCGGCCGTCGGGCGGCGTGA
- a CDS encoding PQQ-binding-like beta-propeller repeat protein — translation MTNTILAKRLVAAALLTLSGVAVRADDWPQWRGPNRDGVSQERGLVKEWPQDGPKLLWQIDDLGDGYSTPSVSHGRIYVIANMGLDDESVKALDANDGKVVWATRLGKVGKPDQKPSYPAARSTPTVEGAWLFALGSDGDLACLEAATGKVRWQMNIRDEFSGKPGNWAYAESPLIDGERLICTPGGSEATMVALDKTTGKVIWKAALSEADEAAYSSAVVLEAGGVRQYVQLLQKGLVGVDARNGKLLWRYAKPISPFNANIPTPVVAGGEVYVASAGTGGGTVKLTKTSDDAFEPEELYFAPKLPTAIGGVVKLGDYLYGTTAQAMVCIEFATGKIKWQERALGAASLCYADGRLYLHGENGEVALVEASPESYREKGRFTPPNQPQTPKSMGKAWAYPVVANGRLYIRDRDMLWAFDVKDAAPARADADRVRFTTVTAGARIKP, via the coding sequence ATGACGAACACGATCTTAGCAAAGCGACTTGTGGCCGCGGCGTTGCTGACGCTCAGTGGCGTGGCGGTCCGTGCCGACGATTGGCCGCAGTGGCGAGGGCCAAATCGAGACGGCGTTTCGCAAGAGAGGGGTCTCGTCAAGGAGTGGCCCCAAGACGGCCCGAAGCTCCTCTGGCAAATCGACGACCTGGGCGACGGCTATTCGACGCCTTCCGTCAGCCACGGGCGAATCTATGTGATCGCCAACATGGGACTCGACGACGAGTCGGTCAAAGCGCTCGACGCCAACGACGGCAAAGTCGTCTGGGCGACCCGTCTGGGCAAAGTCGGCAAGCCGGACCAAAAACCAAGTTATCCCGCGGCGAGATCGACGCCGACCGTCGAGGGTGCGTGGCTCTTCGCACTTGGCTCCGACGGCGACCTGGCCTGCCTGGAAGCCGCGACGGGCAAGGTCCGCTGGCAGATGAACATCCGCGACGAGTTCTCCGGCAAGCCGGGCAACTGGGCCTACGCGGAGTCTCCCTTGATCGACGGCGAACGGCTGATCTGCACGCCGGGCGGAAGCGAGGCGACGATGGTGGCTCTCGACAAAACGACCGGCAAGGTGATCTGGAAGGCGGCGTTGTCAGAGGCCGACGAGGCAGCCTATTCATCGGCCGTCGTGCTCGAAGCCGGCGGAGTGAGGCAATACGTGCAACTCTTGCAAAAAGGCCTCGTCGGCGTCGACGCCCGGAATGGCAAGCTCCTTTGGCGATACGCCAAGCCGATCAGTCCCTTCAATGCCAACATTCCCACCCCGGTTGTGGCCGGCGGCGAGGTCTACGTCGCATCGGCGGGCACCGGCGGCGGGACCGTGAAACTGACGAAAACGAGCGACGACGCCTTCGAGCCCGAAGAGTTGTACTTTGCGCCGAAGCTGCCCACCGCCATCGGCGGCGTGGTCAAGCTTGGAGATTATCTGTACGGCACGACCGCTCAGGCGATGGTCTGCATCGAGTTCGCCACGGGCAAAATAAAGTGGCAAGAGCGCGCCCTGGGTGCGGCGTCGCTCTGTTATGCCGACGGCCGTCTCTATCTTCACGGCGAGAACGGTGAGGTCGCGTTGGTCGAAGCCTCTCCCGAATCGTATCGCGAGAAGGGGCGGTTCACGCCGCCCAACCAACCCCAGACTCCCAAGTCGATGGGCAAGGCCTGGGCATACCCCGTTGTCGCGAACGGCCGGCTTTACATTCGCGACCGAGACATGCTTTGGGCGTTCGACGTCAAAGATGCCGCGCCGGCGCGTGCCGATGCGGACCGCGTGCGGTTCACCACGGTCACTGCAGGCGCACGGATCAAACCATAA
- a CDS encoding C25 family cysteine peptidase, which yields MPFSWLLLSLLAPAQVDTVVVCPPVLRAAIRPWTDYRKAQGHRIALVDGVASAEQIRQEIRQAAKDGQLRFIMLVGEADLPTKAPSNARFFSVPTHYVPAKVNVHWGSEPDIATDNWYADLDDDDVPEVAIGRLSARSPSQITAMVRKILSYEGQIAADASQAGDQWRRQINLVAGLGGFGTLLDTAIETAAKSFITDGIPAAYRTTFTHASWRSPYCPPPSLFGETALRRLDEGCLFWVYMGHGQPRELDRVQVPGGEHPILESDDLDRLQAGRGAAIALFLACYTAAYDARGDCLAEELLRRERGPVAVIGGSRVTMPYAMSVLGIELLKECFVSRRPTLGELLLHAKRNMALAPRTDERSKRLDALASLLSPAGSDLADERLEHIQLFNLLGDPLLKLTHPGELQVVAPRSARPGEAISISGTCAIDGPATVELTVRRDRLTFRPLLRESYTASPQSDDEYRRTYAAANDNRLVSVRTTVANGKFRARLDLPEQAGGDCHVRVFVQGRGGFAVGAADIHIE from the coding sequence ATGCCTTTCTCGTGGTTGCTCCTTTCGCTTTTGGCCCCTGCGCAAGTCGACACGGTGGTGGTCTGTCCGCCCGTGCTGCGTGCGGCGATTCGGCCCTGGACCGACTACCGCAAAGCACAAGGGCATCGCATCGCCTTGGTCGATGGCGTCGCCAGCGCCGAGCAGATTCGACAAGAAATCCGCCAGGCCGCCAAAGACGGGCAATTGCGGTTCATCATGCTGGTGGGCGAGGCCGATCTGCCGACGAAGGCCCCGTCGAATGCGAGGTTTTTTTCCGTCCCGACGCATTACGTGCCCGCCAAAGTCAACGTGCATTGGGGATCGGAACCCGATATCGCGACCGACAATTGGTACGCCGATCTCGACGACGACGACGTTCCCGAGGTGGCCATCGGCCGGTTGAGCGCCCGTTCGCCGAGCCAGATCACGGCCATGGTGCGAAAGATTCTGTCTTACGAGGGCCAGATCGCGGCCGATGCCTCGCAGGCCGGCGACCAGTGGCGGCGGCAGATCAATCTGGTGGCCGGTCTGGGCGGCTTCGGAACTCTGCTCGATACGGCGATCGAGACCGCCGCCAAGTCGTTCATTACCGACGGCATTCCCGCCGCCTACCGCACCACGTTCACGCACGCAAGCTGGCGCAGTCCCTACTGTCCGCCGCCTTCCCTGTTCGGCGAAACGGCCCTTCGCCGGCTCGACGAAGGCTGCCTGTTTTGGGTCTACATGGGTCACGGCCAGCCCCGCGAGCTCGACCGCGTGCAGGTGCCCGGCGGCGAGCATCCGATCCTGGAATCCGATGACCTCGACCGTTTGCAGGCCGGCCGCGGCGCGGCGATCGCCTTGTTTTTGGCCTGCTACACGGCCGCTTACGACGCGCGTGGCGACTGCCTGGCCGAGGAGCTGCTCCGCCGAGAGCGCGGTCCCGTGGCGGTCATCGGCGGCTCGCGCGTCACCATGCCTTATGCCATGAGCGTGCTCGGCATCGAGCTGCTCAAGGAATGCTTCGTTTCCCGGCGGCCGACCCTGGGGGAGCTACTGCTGCACGCCAAGCGGAACATGGCGTTGGCGCCCCGCACCGACGAGCGCAGCAAGCGGCTCGATGCGCTGGCCTCGCTGCTCAGCCCGGCCGGCAGCGATCTGGCCGACGAACGGCTGGAACACATCCAGCTTTTCAATCTGCTGGGCGATCCGCTGCTGAAACTGACGCACCCCGGCGAGCTGCAGGTCGTCGCGCCGCGGTCGGCGCGGCCCGGCGAAGCGATTTCCATTTCGGGTACGTGCGCGATCGACGGCCCGGCGACGGTGGAGTTGACGGTCCGCCGCGACCGGCTGACCTTCCGGCCGTTGCTGCGAGAGAGTTACACGGCCTCGCCGCAATCGGACGACGAATATCGGCGGACCTACGCGGCGGCCAACGACAATCGTCTGGTGTCGGTGCGCACGACGGTGGCCAACGGCAAGTTCCGGGCCCGGCTCGACCTGCCCGAACAAGCCGGCGGCGATTGTCACGTGCGCGTCTTCGTGCAGGGCCGCGGCGGCTTTGCCGTGGGCGCCGCGGACATTCACATCGAGTAG
- a CDS encoding nitric-oxide reductase large subunit, with translation MHYRKLWLGLGLVMAGSFAVLGYFGGEIYRQAPPVPARVVTTEGNVLFTGQEIKDGQNVWQSLGGQQVGSIWGHGAYVAPDWSADFLHREATWILDRWAQDEHQTSYELLDAETQAALRARLQKELRTNRYDAQSGDLVVSPLRAEAIEAVGRHYTGLFGDAPEQAALRDAYAIPANAIKTPERQKLLNAFFFWASWACVTDRPGSDVTYTQNWPAEPLVGNAPTAAIVVWSVLSFVFLLAGIGALAWYFAVQNRRHTDDSNGLPETDPLLALSPTPSMRATLKYFWVCAALMVLQVGLGAVTAHYGVEGSGFYGIPLAKYLPYAVTRTWHTQLGIFWIATAWLATGLFMAPAVSGYEPKFQRLGVNVLFACLLVIVLGSMAGQWMAVQQRLGLEMNFWFGHQGYEYVDLGRFWQLFLFAGLFIWLGLMARAMWPAFKQPGEGRHLLGLFLISSLAIAGFYGAGLMWGRQTNLAIAEYWRWWVVHLWVEGFFEVFATVVIAFLFTRMGLLRAATATAAVLFSTTIFLSGGIIGTFHHLYFTGTPTAILALGATFSAMEVVPLVLIGFEGYENLTLTRARPWVAGYKWPIYFFVAVAFWNLVGAGLFGFLINPPIALYYMQGLNTTPVHGHTALFGVYGMLGIGLMLFCLKGLATQNVWKTRLLGFCFWSINVGLALMVLISLLPVGMMQAWASVTHGMWYARSAEFLQTDLMDRLRWLRVIGDTIFAVGIVGLGWFVLGLKTGWSVVGGTAGERVSPSSAAGHVPAQPRPTM, from the coding sequence ATGCACTATCGCAAACTGTGGCTGGGCCTCGGCCTGGTTATGGCCGGCTCGTTCGCTGTGTTGGGCTATTTCGGGGGCGAAATCTACCGTCAGGCCCCGCCCGTGCCAGCACGCGTTGTGACGACGGAGGGCAACGTGCTCTTCACCGGCCAAGAAATCAAAGACGGCCAAAATGTCTGGCAGTCGCTGGGCGGGCAACAAGTCGGCTCCATCTGGGGACATGGCGCCTACGTCGCCCCCGACTGGTCGGCCGACTTTCTGCACCGCGAGGCGACCTGGATTCTCGACCGCTGGGCCCAAGACGAACATCAAACCAGCTACGAGCTCCTCGACGCCGAAACTCAAGCGGCGCTGCGGGCGCGTCTGCAGAAAGAGCTGCGCACCAACCGCTACGACGCCCAGTCGGGCGACCTCGTGGTGTCCCCGTTGCGAGCAGAAGCGATCGAGGCCGTCGGCAGGCATTACACCGGACTGTTTGGCGACGCCCCGGAACAGGCAGCGTTACGCGACGCCTACGCGATTCCCGCCAACGCGATCAAGACGCCCGAGCGACAGAAGCTGCTCAATGCCTTCTTTTTCTGGGCGTCGTGGGCCTGCGTGACCGACCGCCCCGGCAGCGACGTCACTTATACGCAAAACTGGCCGGCGGAGCCGCTGGTCGGCAACGCACCGACCGCCGCGATCGTCGTCTGGTCGGTGCTGAGCTTCGTGTTTTTGCTGGCCGGCATCGGCGCATTGGCCTGGTATTTCGCGGTGCAGAATCGCCGGCACACCGACGACTCGAACGGGCTCCCCGAGACCGACCCCTTGCTGGCTCTTTCGCCGACGCCCTCGATGCGGGCCACGCTCAAATACTTTTGGGTCTGCGCCGCCTTGATGGTGCTGCAAGTCGGGCTGGGGGCGGTGACGGCCCACTACGGCGTCGAAGGGTCGGGCTTCTACGGCATCCCCTTGGCCAAGTACTTGCCTTACGCCGTGACGCGCACTTGGCACACGCAGCTCGGCATCTTCTGGATCGCCACGGCCTGGCTCGCCACGGGACTGTTCATGGCCCCGGCCGTTTCGGGCTATGAGCCAAAGTTCCAGCGGCTGGGCGTCAACGTGCTCTTCGCCTGCCTGCTGGTGATCGTGCTTGGCTCGATGGCCGGGCAATGGATGGCGGTGCAACAGCGGCTGGGCCTGGAGATGAACTTCTGGTTCGGGCACCAAGGTTATGAATACGTCGATCTGGGTCGCTTCTGGCAGCTTTTCTTGTTTGCGGGCTTGTTCATCTGGCTGGGGCTGATGGCCCGCGCCATGTGGCCGGCCTTCAAACAACCGGGCGAAGGCCGGCACCTGCTGGGACTGTTTCTGATCTCTTCGCTGGCCATCGCCGGCTTTTATGGCGCGGGCCTGATGTGGGGACGCCAAACGAACCTGGCCATCGCCGAGTATTGGCGTTGGTGGGTCGTGCATCTCTGGGTGGAAGGCTTTTTCGAAGTCTTCGCGACGGTGGTGATCGCCTTTCTCTTCACGCGCATGGGACTGCTGCGAGCGGCGACCGCCACCGCGGCGGTGCTCTTCTCGACGACGATCTTTTTGTCCGGAGGCATCATCGGCACGTTCCATCACCTCTATTTCACCGGCACGCCGACGGCCATTCTCGCCTTGGGCGCGACGTTCAGCGCCATGGAAGTCGTGCCGCTGGTGTTGATCGGCTTCGAGGGCTATGAGAACCTGACGCTCACTCGTGCCCGCCCCTGGGTGGCCGGCTACAAATGGCCGATCTACTTCTTCGTCGCGGTGGCTTTCTGGAACCTGGTTGGCGCGGGCCTGTTCGGCTTTCTCATCAACCCACCGATCGCCCTCTATTACATGCAAGGGCTGAACACCACGCCGGTCCACGGCCATACGGCCTTGTTTGGCGTGTACGGCATGCTCGGCATCGGCTTGATGCTCTTCTGTCTGAAAGGGCTGGCGACGCAGAACGTCTGGAAGACGCGGCTGTTGGGCTTTTGCTTTTGGTCGATCAACGTCGGGCTGGCGTTGATGGTGCTCATCAGTCTGCTGCCAGTGGGCATGATGCAGGCCTGGGCCAGCGTGACACACGGCATGTGGTACGCCCGCAGCGCTGAGTTTTTGCAGACCGACCTGATGGACCGCCTGCGCTGGCTGCGCGTCATCGGCGATACGATTTTCGCCGTCGGCATCGTGGGGCTTGGATGGTTCGTGTTGGGGCTGAAGACGGGCTGGTCGGTGGTGGGCGGGACCGCCGGTGAGCGTGTCTCGCCGTCCTCTGCCGCCGGCCATGTGCCCGCGCAGCCTCGGCCCACGATGTAA
- a CDS encoding DUF1858 domain-containing protein — translation MTTASWPDSSTLIPELLTRLPQARSVLDRYGLRGCGGNEGPVETLGFFARAHEVPIARLLDEIRHEPRRSIELPVVQRSQPGDDIYRPFFKAGIAVVLSLGAAWGAYLLARIAIGGSFTAAGVQEVNAHGHAQIFGWVGLFVMGFAYQAFPRFKHASLAHPRLALATLWMMLLGLVGRSLGQVLAADHPLAWYSAVGASCLEVTAIVAFVGIILATWRRSGKPLVFYDYYIVSALVWFVVQAPYESVYLSVTAAARGERLVSLVSTWQAPLRDVQIHGFAMLMIFGVSQRIFHHFYGLPKANERLSLIGLALINAAIAGEIAGLLLMKTAGHAWAALWYGSVLLLLGTSALLVKSWHVFSHSDEADRSLKFLRAAYVWLFVSLTMLALLPAYQHGLLATFAADSAAARLGFSHAYYGATRHAITVGFISLMIVGVAAKVVPTLNGIASSGLSRLWLPFVLINTGCALRVVGQTLTDFSPRAFAFAGVSGLLEVSGLAIWGIHLWRVMSGRTKNKFNEHESASPAVADGAIGPGATVAAVLDRHPGLIDTFVAQGFKMLSNPRLRHSIARVVTIEQACRRMDVDCRQFVEALNRQLGGLSRQGADQTGHPTHDSCCHECADGAAKAE, via the coding sequence ATGACCACAGCTTCCTGGCCAGACAGTTCCACACTGATCCCCGAGTTGCTCACCCGGCTTCCGCAAGCACGGAGCGTGCTCGACCGGTACGGGCTGCGCGGTTGCGGCGGCAACGAGGGACCGGTGGAGACGCTCGGTTTCTTTGCCCGTGCCCACGAGGTGCCCATCGCCCGACTGCTCGATGAAATTCGCCATGAACCACGGCGGTCGATCGAGCTGCCCGTCGTGCAACGATCGCAGCCGGGCGACGACATCTATCGCCCGTTCTTCAAGGCCGGCATCGCGGTGGTGCTGTCGCTGGGAGCGGCCTGGGGCGCGTACCTGCTGGCGCGGATCGCGATCGGCGGTTCTTTCACCGCGGCCGGCGTGCAAGAGGTCAATGCCCACGGGCACGCGCAGATTTTCGGCTGGGTCGGGCTGTTCGTCATGGGATTCGCCTACCAGGCTTTCCCGCGATTCAAGCATGCCTCGCTGGCGCATCCGCGGCTGGCGCTGGCAACCTTGTGGATGATGCTGTTGGGACTGGTCGGCCGCTCGCTTGGTCAGGTATTGGCCGCGGATCATCCGCTGGCCTGGTATAGCGCCGTCGGCGCTTCGTGTCTCGAAGTCACGGCGATCGTAGCGTTCGTCGGCATCATCCTGGCCACCTGGCGGCGCAGCGGCAAGCCGCTTGTGTTTTACGATTACTACATTGTCTCGGCGCTCGTTTGGTTTGTCGTTCAGGCGCCCTATGAGAGCGTTTATCTCAGCGTCACGGCCGCGGCCCGCGGAGAACGACTGGTCTCGCTCGTCTCGACGTGGCAAGCGCCGCTGCGCGACGTGCAGATTCACGGCTTCGCCATGTTGATGATCTTTGGCGTCAGCCAGCGGATCTTTCACCACTTTTACGGACTGCCGAAGGCCAACGAGCGGCTGAGCTTGATTGGCCTGGCGCTGATCAACGCCGCCATTGCCGGCGAAATCGCCGGCTTGCTCTTGATGAAGACCGCCGGCCATGCCTGGGCAGCCCTCTGGTATGGCTCGGTGCTGCTGCTGTTGGGCACCTCGGCCTTGCTGGTGAAAAGCTGGCATGTTTTTTCGCACTCCGACGAGGCCGACCGCAGCTTGAAGTTCCTGCGTGCGGCTTACGTCTGGCTCTTCGTGTCGTTGACGATGCTGGCGCTGTTGCCCGCCTATCAGCACGGTCTGCTGGCCACCTTCGCCGCCGACAGCGCCGCCGCGCGGCTGGGTTTCTCGCACGCTTACTACGGGGCCACGCGCCACGCCATCACGGTCGGCTTTATCAGCCTGATGATCGTCGGCGTGGCCGCCAAGGTCGTGCCGACGCTCAACGGCATCGCATCATCGGGCCTTTCGCGCTTGTGGCTGCCGTTCGTGCTCATCAACACGGGCTGCGCGTTGCGAGTGGTCGGGCAAACGCTCACCGACTTTTCACCGCGGGCCTTTGCCTTTGCCGGCGTCAGCGGATTGTTGGAAGTGAGCGGGCTGGCCATCTGGGGCATCCATTTGTGGCGGGTCATGTCGGGACGCACAAAAAACAAATTCAATGAACATGAGAGCGCCAGCCCCGCCGTCGCGGACGGTGCGATCGGGCCAGGAGCCACGGTGGCGGCGGTGCTCGATCGCCATCCGGGTTTGATCGACACGTTCGTGGCGCAGGGCTTCAAGATGCTTTCCAATCCGCGCCTCCGCCACTCGATCGCACGGGTCGTGACCATCGAGCAGGCGTGCCGGCGGATGGACGTCGATTGTCGGCAATTCGTCGAGGCGTTGAACCGCCAACTTGGCGGGCTCTCGCGGCAGGGCGCAGACCAAACCGGCCACCCGACACACGATTCTTGCTGCCACGAATGCGCGGATGGCGCGGCCAAGGCAGAGTAA